The Coffea arabica cultivar ET-39 chromosome 6e, Coffea Arabica ET-39 HiFi, whole genome shotgun sequence genome contains the following window.
ACTGAAGTGCTCATTAATTGGATTCCCCCCAAACCTTCTTATTTCAAAGTCAACACTGACGGTTCCTCCTTAGGGAATTCGGTCCAGCGGGATCAGGTGGCATGATCAGAGATCACCTAGTCCACTGGGTAGCTGGCTTTGGCCGAAAATTAGGCCATGCTACTAATGTCCTTGCCGAACTGTGGGGAACAAGCAAAAGGGTATGCTTAGCTTCCTCTCTCAACTTGCAAAATGTTGAACCAGAAGTTGATGCTACAACTGCTTTGGACTTGCTTAAATCTGCTGATATCTCAACTCATGAGCATGCTTCAATTATCTATGATTTCCAAGTTTTTGATCTCTACTCTACCGAAAGTCACTCTTAGACATGCTTACCGAGAAACTAACAACTGTACAGACAGATTGGTGAAACTGAATTCTCAACAAGAACGCAAAATAGAACTTTCGTATTCTATGAAAGTGTCCCTCCCAATTTAAGAAAACTAGTAAATGAAAATATTAAAGGAATTTACTTGACTCGTTTTGTACCTAATTCCTCTCcttaccaaaaaaaatatatatatatatattctgctAGCATTGTCTCCACTTTCCAGTCAGAGGTACGGAGCAGGTCAATACCAAGCAACAGTACACTTTATTACAGACTTTGATTTACAGATTGAAAATACTCCATAAATTCCAAGCTGCAGTTGCAAATTTAAAATATCCAAGCTATGTCCTCGGCACTATTTTAAGAGAAATTAGTGCCTATATCTGAAGTGTCTTACTAGTTTTAAATGAATTGAGGAACACTTACATTGTACCACTTGCATCTTAATTAACCAATTATTCTTGTACAAAGCTAGAACACTTATCTTGACTACACATGGTGATGACTTATGATACATAAAATAATATGGTTCAATGCTTATAGCAAACATCAATGATTTGAGCTTGTGACAATATAATTGGATGGTCTGCGAATTTAGAGtttcaaattggaaaaaaaaaaaaaaaaaaaagagttaagaTTGAAGTCACTTGACATGTGTGCAACATATCCTTCTTGTTTTATCACCCATATGATAACATCACATGATCACATCACTATTTTGTATGTAGGTGTTACTCTGGGATAAAAAGAacacagaagaaagaaaaagaataataaaGAAAACCATAGCGTAGCGCTATTGAGCATTTGAAAAAAGATGGGCAGATAAAGAAATCCAAGTATGCGGAACACGAGATGAGATTACAGCCATGAAGAAGAGCGGGCCAAGAGTTATGAAAGAAGTGACTTCATGATGGAGTAGCTGGAGGATAATTTGTGGCTTAGGCTAAGAGTCGGTGGGCTTCCCAACTCTTGGGTGTGGCAGAGATCGCCTTCTCTTTTATCCTCTTCAGAACCACCAGTATTCTTGTTTCGGACCACTTCGATATTTCCAAACCAATTTCTGTATTTTGGAGATTGAAAATGCTTTAGGAACTAAATAGAGGAACTAAATAACAtgccaaaatatatatatagatttttttttgttacaacAATTACTTTCTAACCTATTTCTACACTGTGAGAAAAGGGGAAGGACTCAATGGTTTGACAAGGGAGCAAAGAGGGGAGGAAGGCACCTTCTTCAATCCAAACTAAAGCATTAGTGCACTAGTCAAGACAAATTCCAAGAAAATCCCAAGAATAATGCAGGCTACCTAAGAGGGACTCAAGTCCTTCGTGATGGTCACTAGATCAAGGTCTTGGAAGACAAAATATAGAGTAGGAATTCATTCGAATCTATGATGTCGTCGACAGATTTGATGTGTGGATCTTCTCTTGAATTTTTGTCACGGCTTGCTTTTGAGGGAAGCCCGTCTCAAAATTTATTATTGAACTAGATAAAAGATTACCTAACCAAAGCCCATAaaaagcttcatcaatcatCAGTAAATGCTTCACCGGATTAAATAGCACCGGACATCAACTAATAATAATGGCCCTGTTTGGAACGTAGGTTTTTAAGCAAGTTTGTttgctactagttttttaacaacttttgctacaggaaccccaaaaaactctACAAAACTTTCTTGGAATGGTCTGAAACTTTTAATGAAACTGCGTCGTTTTGGGCAAAAActcaaaaactcaaaaaaaagtCTGCCCGTCCTCGCGTCTTCGTCAACTCAAAGAGTGCTAGGTTCTTCCTCAGCTCAACGCACAGAAGGCAGGCTTCCTGTTGCTGAATCGCAGGTGAACAAGCTAGATCGTGTCGCTGGTAGGCTGATAAACCCAAACACAAGCTACGGACGAGGTTGTTCTACACTTCTGTACTGGTGTAGCAGTCTCGCTGGTGCCGACCTTGGAGtagcattttcattttcatcggtCGACACTTGCTGAAGTCCGGCAAGAGCCTTGGGTGGCTGATAGTAGTGTCGTCCACCACGGTGAGCTCTGCAACAGCTACCCTTCTCCGGCCGCTACAAAAGCCCTCTACTTTCAGGTGCATAACTGGTAGAACTGAACTCTAAGATTAGCTCGGatgcttgatttttctttttttttttggagcggCAGCTTGCTAAAATGACTGAGCAGTCGCTTGTCCTAGTACATTTCTTTCCATGtgggtaattttttttaattggtggGATTGTTGCTAATTTTTATGGCCTTTGCGGTACATTTGTAATGTTGTGGTCAACTACTTGTGAATAATTTCAGTTGAAGCCAAGAGAACTCTGTGTGtaattatttgtaaaaaaattgCTACTGGTCAGATCTTATACTTAAATTAGATGCTTTTTAATGGAAATTATCTTATGACACGGGATTGAAGTATGAATtatgaagacaaaaatagtTCCGGTTTGGCCATGATTTGGTGTTTTTCCTGATTACTTGAGTTTTTTGTAATCTGTTGGATGGACCATCATAATTGACTCTTGTAATGGAAAAAAGGCGAAAGCAAATCTGGTATTTTAGTTAGGAATATGTGTTGGTTTAGAGTGGTTGAATGGCCATTATTTCCCTGTAAGATCATTTTCCAATATTTGGAATTCATTTCTGGTTTAGAGTGGTTGAGGCTTGTGTAAGTCGCACCTCCTAGATGTTGTGTGTATGAAATGGGCATGTTGTGTGTATGGAACTTCCAAGTTTTCGAACTTTGCACTATTTCTTGGTTTTTCTATTGCATTTTGTTCACGGAATTCATACTAGAGGTTGGTCTATTAGACatcatattattatttattggCCCTGTAGCATGCAATTAATTTCATCAGGATGAATCTGCTATTGTATATACTGGTACTTTGAGAGTAATTTCCTTTTTGCAGCCTATAAATAGCTTTTAAATTTTCTGGAGTTACTTGAGTATTTGTTGCTTGTTGCCTGTTTAGTTGGTTGCTTTTTCTTGGGCCAGCAATGGTACAAATTTCTACAGCTTAAACTAGCGAATAAGATGGACTTGCATGACAACATGAGATTTAATCATGTCAATAAGTTGTTTTTTATCGCCAATATCTGGTCTTAAATGTTTGTTTTCCAGATGAAGATGTCAATATCTGTTTACATATGAGTACAGTTTGTGTTgtttgaccatttcttttagcTGTAAAAACACTGGTTCTGGATATTAAGATGCTTTTTTCTTCTATGCACAACCCTATCGGTTCGGTCCAAGCAATGCCAAATGCTAATGTGTCTTCACCGTGATTATATACCATGCCAAATGCTAATGTGTGTGCTGAATTGATTCGTTATATACTATGGCAGTTTGACATGGAATTGACTGGAAATAGCTATCTTGGTTGAATGTGGAatttttcgtttctttctttagctcatttttctgttttttataGCGCAGTGGTAATTTGGTGCTTATTTCCAACATGACTTATCATAGCCATACATTCTTCTGTCCACAGGTTTATGCCGCCGCGCACTAGATCCATTTCTAGAGGTTTgttttgtggttttttttttcaacttgcATGTCGGATAGTTAAGAAATGGACTAGCTAATTTTCACTTTCGCTAACAGTAGCAAAACTCTTACTTCCTGATCCTGTTACTACTGTTTGGTCCGAGTGTGGAGAGAACAACTTACAGCTTTGTATCACCAATTACTTCAAGGTATTCTATAACCAGTCTCTTTTGCTTTTCGGATATATAAGAGTTAACTATTTTGTGTATCCTGAGTTGGGATTGGCTGTCCTAGTTGTTCTTTGCTATTATTTACACGTGATTCACCGGTGTTAATACTCCTATTGCTATATATGCAATAAGAGAATCCATACATAAATATCTGTATAAGATTTCTATTTACTTTCATTGGGGCTATAGATAaattactgtttattttttcttgggCTATACATATAAACTACTTGCATTGGATGCTATAGATGCCTTTCAATTTCTGTTTAGCTTAATTGCCAAGTTTCGCTAATCTATTTTCCCTGCATAAAGTGTAAAAAATCAATGGCTGGTAAGGTTGGTTCATCAAGGCAAGGTCGCGCCCAATTTCCAATGGAGCGAGAACTTGAATTTGCGGAGTACTTGGTTGAAATTAAACGGGATAATAGAATGAACAAGGGCAACTTAAAGAGCGAGGTCTTCCCGGCAATTGTTGATAAATTTGCCAAAAAAGGATGCCACTTtgacaaaaatcaaatcaaggcGAAGTATTATGCATTAAGGCATCTGACACAAGAATACAATCGCATGCGATTGAGGGTGACTGGGGCCGGATGGGATCCCCTCCTCCAGACTGTAACCATGGACGAAAGCAAATGGCAAGCTATTATTAAggtagaaaattaattttttgtatttcattACATAAAGTGAAATGGCAAGCTATTATTAAAATGGCAAGCTTATAAAGtgaaaaaactgtttttttaaCATCCTCTAATGGTACATTTTTGGTGTTAAATGTGTAGGAGAACCCATCTTTTGAGACTTTCCATAACAAAGATTGCCGTGTCTTCTACATGTTATCGGAGGTGTTTGACAAAATGGATGCCCAAGGCCGATATGCAAGGGACTCAAATCAGCCACCAGTTGACATCAATGATGAGATAAGGGTGAGGCAAAGTCAAGCATTGAACAATATGGGTGGCCAGAGCATGGAGCACGTGGACCTGACTGATGAAATGATCTCTCCTATGGCTCCAACTGGAAAATCAGATGCCAAACATTCAAAAAGCAAAGGCaaagggaaaaggaagactcCGGAATCTTCATCCGGCAGGGACACCGACCTCCCGCCTGGTCTAAGTCGCACCTCCTACAATAATGCCATATCTTGGATGGATGCGACATTTGCTTCCGATCGGAACACCTCCCAGACCGTAGATGCCCCAGCACCCCCACCTGCTGCTACTCCAGCTCCTCCTTCTCCGATTTACGTGGATGATGACCCTTTCAGCCCTCTAAAGGCAGATGCAGCCTTAACCAAAATAGAAGGCTTGCCCGAGAAAGTATACATTAAAGCAGCTGTGAAGTTGGCTGATTCCGCTGACCATCGGAAGATGTTTTTGAGTCAAAAGAGTGAAGCTAGGATGCGGTTATATGCAATGACTATTGGGGGGGGTGAAATAGATGATTAAGACCTGCATGTGCCTCGAGGTTCATCACCAGTTGGAAGGCCATAAGTTTGCATGTTTTAATGTAAAATATTTGTATTCGTGGTTGTACGATGCAGGTTTTCCCTGTTGGGAAACGAACTTGCACTGTGGTTGTCTTATTTCATAGTTTGGATCATTTTAAGACGATTTGAGAAACTTTCAGTATTTCGGATAtgcattttttagaaaattaataataaatagGATTTCTACTTTAATATAAGCGTTGCTTCACTAGTTCACATATTCTTAGCTTTTCAGCCATGAAAGGCCTTATCCTGTACTCTATTTCCCCATGCAGGTGTTTTGTCTATACAGAGGATAAATGGCTAGCGCTCCGCCCAATTTTGGAGTAAATTTAGATGACCCAGAGGATGCAAGGAGAGCCGCAACAGCTGTGTTGATTCTACAGTGGCACTTTCAAACCCATCGAGTTCCAAGGACAAGGCAGCTAGTCCATACGAGTGCTATGACTGGTCAGGGTTGGGTTGAGGACCTACTGGGGGGAAAGTGCATTAGGATGCTTAACAACATGCGCATGGATGTGGCCACATTTATTC
Protein-coding sequences here:
- the LOC113694775 gene encoding uncharacterized protein isoform X1; protein product: MPPRTRSISRVAKLLLPDPVTTVWSECGENNLQLCITNYFKCKKSMAGKVGSSRQGRAQFPMERELEFAEYLVEIKRDNRMNKGNLKSEVFPAIVDKFAKKGCHFDKNQIKAKYYALRHLTQEYNRMRLRVTGAGWDPLLQTVTMDESKWQAIIKENPSFETFHNKDCRVFYMLSEVFDKMDAQGRYARDSNQPPVDINDEIRVRQSQALNNMGGQSMEHVDLTDEMISPMAPTGKSDAKHSKSKGKGKRKTPESSSGRDTDLPPGLSRTSYNNAISWMDATFASDRNTSQTVDAPAPPPAATPAPPSPIYVDDDPFSPLKADAALTKIEGLPEKVYIKAAVKLADSADHRKMFLSQKSEARMRLYAMTIGGGEIDD
- the LOC113694775 gene encoding uncharacterized protein isoform X2, with protein sequence MAGKVGSSRQGRAQFPMERELEFAEYLVEIKRDNRMNKGNLKSEVFPAIVDKFAKKGCHFDKNQIKAKYYALRHLTQEYNRMRLRVTGAGWDPLLQTVTMDESKWQAIIKENPSFETFHNKDCRVFYMLSEVFDKMDAQGRYARDSNQPPVDINDEIRVRQSQALNNMGGQSMEHVDLTDEMISPMAPTGKSDAKHSKSKGKGKRKTPESSSGRDTDLPPGLSRTSYNNAISWMDATFASDRNTSQTVDAPAPPPAATPAPPSPIYVDDDPFSPLKADAALTKIEGLPEKVYIKAAVKLADSADHRKMFLSQKSEARMRLYAMTIGGGEIDD